The proteins below come from a single Parazoarcus communis genomic window:
- the ruvC gene encoding crossover junction endodeoxyribonuclease RuvC → MSQLSPGGTASRTVATRILGLDPGLRITGFGVIDVLGSQLRYVASGCIKTRDGELPGRLKTLLDGVREVIATYAPDMVAVEKVFVNVNPQSTLLLGQARGAVICGAVSCDLPVAEYTALQVKQSVVGHGKAAKEQVQHMVQRLLALDASPSPDAADALACAICHAHGSQGMGAIAGIGTRRRGGRIQAS, encoded by the coding sequence TTGAGCCAGCTCAGCCCGGGCGGCACGGCATCACGCACGGTTGCCACCCGCATCCTCGGCCTCGACCCGGGGCTGCGCATCACCGGCTTCGGCGTCATCGACGTACTCGGCAGCCAGTTGCGCTATGTCGCCAGCGGCTGCATCAAGACCCGTGACGGCGAACTGCCGGGGCGCCTCAAGACGCTGCTAGACGGTGTGCGCGAAGTCATCGCCACCTATGCGCCGGACATGGTCGCGGTGGAAAAGGTGTTCGTGAACGTCAATCCGCAGTCCACCCTGCTTCTCGGCCAGGCCCGCGGTGCGGTGATCTGCGGCGCGGTGTCATGCGATCTGCCGGTGGCGGAATACACCGCACTCCAGGTCAAGCAATCGGTCGTGGGTCACGGCAAGGCCGCAAAGGAGCAGGTTCAGCACATGGTCCAGCGTCTGCTCGCCCTCGACGCATCGCCGAGCCCCGACGCCGCCGACGCCCTCGCCTGCGCCATCTGTCATGCCCACGGCAGTCAGGGCATGGGCGCCATCGCAGGCATCGGCACACGTCGCCGTGGCGGCCGCATACAGGCATCCTGA
- a CDS encoding c-type cytochrome codes for MSSDARPDTGKRSGLRWLWRLLLWLPWILIGAGALYAALRFLPDRAVTYDDPVAHFKYGSTGGERESGFPYWIWRALPQVCAEHLPGPGYASLGLSFEPGHDLPVGVSMRRNLGIDRVFLNCAACHASTLREAPDSPQRLIVGMPAHRFDIRAFESFFFNCAAGPKFSSGFIVPEIDRLAGGIGLIDRYLVYPIAISLMRERLLMLRGRFDFVFEQPDWGPGRVDTFNSAKVLFNFPMKQLPAHELLGASDFPSIWNQRKRTTRDDGQRMELHWDGNNTHAEERNKSAAFGTGTTPPTIDLDAIARVEDWLLDLTPPPWPWAIDAALAKRGAPLYAAYCASCHGASGQDFSGAAVGHVTPIAEIGTDRARLDSYSRDLAVNQGTLYAGYPHRFQHFRKTHGYANMPLDGIWLRAPYLHNGSVPTLRDLLEPAENRPVRFHRGSDVYDPLRVGFASDSVAAGNTHPPTFLFDTTLPGNGNGGHEGAAYGTALSAADKDALVEYLKTF; via the coding sequence GTGAGTTCGGATGCCCGCCCGGACACCGGCAAGCGTTCAGGCCTGCGCTGGCTGTGGCGCCTGCTGCTGTGGCTGCCCTGGATATTGATCGGAGCCGGCGCCCTCTACGCAGCGCTGCGTTTCCTGCCGGACAGGGCCGTGACTTACGACGACCCGGTCGCGCATTTCAAGTACGGCTCCACCGGTGGCGAGCGTGAATCAGGCTTCCCGTACTGGATCTGGCGCGCGCTTCCGCAAGTGTGTGCCGAACACCTGCCGGGGCCCGGATACGCATCTCTCGGTCTGAGCTTCGAGCCCGGCCACGACCTGCCGGTAGGTGTTTCCATGCGACGCAACCTCGGCATCGACCGTGTCTTTCTCAACTGCGCAGCATGTCACGCCAGCACTCTGCGGGAAGCGCCGGACAGCCCGCAGCGCCTGATCGTCGGCATGCCGGCGCACCGCTTCGACATCCGCGCCTTCGAGTCCTTCTTCTTCAACTGTGCCGCCGGACCGAAATTCTCATCCGGTTTCATCGTGCCTGAGATCGACCGTCTCGCTGGCGGCATCGGCCTCATCGACCGTTACCTGGTCTATCCGATTGCCATCTCGCTGATGCGGGAGCGCCTGCTGATGCTGCGCGGGCGGTTCGACTTCGTATTCGAACAACCAGACTGGGGTCCCGGGCGGGTCGACACATTCAACTCGGCGAAGGTGCTGTTCAACTTCCCCATGAAACAGCTTCCCGCACACGAACTGCTCGGCGCGTCGGACTTTCCGTCGATCTGGAACCAGCGCAAGCGCACCACCCGGGACGACGGCCAGCGCATGGAGTTGCACTGGGACGGCAACAACACCCACGCCGAAGAACGCAACAAGAGCGCGGCATTCGGCACCGGCACCACGCCGCCGACCATCGATCTCGATGCCATCGCCCGCGTGGAAGACTGGCTGCTCGACCTCACCCCACCGCCCTGGCCGTGGGCAATCGACGCGGCGCTGGCCAAGCGTGGCGCACCGCTCTACGCGGCATACTGCGCCAGTTGTCATGGCGCCAGCGGCCAGGACTTCAGCGGTGCGGCAGTCGGCCATGTCACGCCCATTGCCGAGATCGGCACCGACCGTGCCCGGCTCGACTCCTACAGCCGCGATCTGGCGGTGAACCAGGGCACGCTCTATGCCGGCTATCCGCATCGCTTCCAGCATTTCCGCAAGACCCACGGCTACGCCAACATGCCGCTGGACGGCATCTGGCTGCGCGCGCCCTACCTGCACAACGGCTCCGTGCCCACGCTGCGCGACCTGCTGGAGCCGGCAGAGAACCGGCCGGTGCGCTTTCACCGTGGCAGCGACGTGTACGACCCGTTGCGGGTCGGCTTCGCATCCGACAGCGTCGCCGCTGGCAACACTCATCCACCCACCTTCCTCTTCGACACCACGCTCCCGGGCAACGGAAATGGCGGACATGAAGGCGCGGCCTATGGCACAGCGCTTTCCGCCGCAGACAAGGATGCGCTGGTCGAGTACCTGAAAACGTTCTGA
- a CDS encoding heavy metal-binding domain-containing protein has protein sequence MQLSTTPTLEGHTIQRYLGVVAGEAIIGANIFKDLFASIRNIVGGRAGAYERSLADAREMAMEEMAEQAARLGANAVVGIDIDYEVLGQDNGMLMVCVSGTAVVV, from the coding sequence ATGCAACTGTCAACCACCCCCACCCTCGAAGGCCACACCATCCAGCGCTATCTCGGCGTGGTCGCGGGCGAAGCCATCATCGGCGCCAACATCTTCAAGGACCTGTTCGCCTCCATCCGCAACATCGTCGGCGGCCGCGCGGGCGCGTACGAGCGTTCGCTGGCCGATGCGCGTGAAATGGCGATGGAAGAAATGGCAGAACAGGCGGCCAGGCTCGGCGCCAACGCCGTCGTCGGCATCGACATCGACTACGAAGTGCTCGGCCAGGACAACGGCATGTTGATGGTGTGCGTCAGCGGTACTGCGGTGGTGGTTTGA
- a CDS encoding cytochrome c, whose translation MRRALLVATLLAAVLAVALPLSATTQSGPASTSAAIDASPAQSGAAPDAPPPQLPRIDHAQDAPYYEACAREGLNASECAGRLIWFKATAGNERFHTYVFQQRVGVLIDWYRVLRGDERDDRFRAWGIINDPSCCTPGEPDCPAKSLDETYGLDWCPGDEELLGYVGRQGYRDPACDFRDAPLGADDPHGPTDQRQPACDLRFGTSTGALGIRKFPNPRFDKAAWTKLNGSAGSWEGYNRPIAAAGGHRDAARSHLQDGSIEPPFLIGTACGSCHIAFDPLNPPSDPAHPKWENIKGLIGNQYTRISEIMVSGMASNTLEWQMFAHARPGASDTSAIPTDQVNNPGTINALINIAKRPTFANESVLKWRKVESCGDDSKEASCWCEPGRDGKCWQKSLQQETVHHILKGGEDSIGALEAIQRVYFNIGSCSEQCWMNHLSDLRQIDPQQRGFGQTPFDIGQCRRDCPNFRAIEDRLPNILDFFMSAEAHVTDLRDARENALRVAAPGSRYTEQDLIADLEQSFGKGAVAQGRNIYAKTCARCHSSQQEAADGGFTNVDFHKLDLETGLRQDWLGNDRPTPASEVGTFRCRALHANHMSGHIWQEYGSETLRAQPPDPNVKEAGDGGRGHYRNISLINLWAHAPFMHNNAVGPELCGKPRNPANAFYAKRPRYVDGNNRLLPADQQPACFEYDPSVEGRFRLYVESMRELLNPAQRIPKVTLLSEDITLRMGPRLWDGSDKETLLGFELTIPSEIEGRGVTAGTIGNFQHKQFIVDLVRAKTAPKALQTELAERLGAEAGNRVFTDLKAITGELVGKPNALVAALQARPYLIKQAYSSCTAEIENEGHRFGEDLSDADKNALIAFLATL comes from the coding sequence ATGAGGCGTGCGCTTCTCGTTGCCACTCTGCTCGCTGCGGTTCTTGCCGTTGCGCTTCCTTTGTCAGCAACCACTCAATCAGGACCGGCTTCGACATCAGCGGCCATCGACGCCAGCCCGGCACAGTCCGGCGCCGCACCCGATGCTCCGCCCCCACAACTGCCACGTATCGACCATGCACAGGATGCCCCCTATTACGAGGCCTGTGCGCGTGAGGGACTCAACGCATCCGAGTGTGCGGGCCGGCTGATCTGGTTCAAGGCCACAGCGGGCAATGAACGCTTTCATACCTACGTTTTCCAGCAGCGCGTTGGCGTGCTGATCGACTGGTATCGCGTGCTGCGTGGTGACGAGCGCGACGACCGTTTCCGCGCCTGGGGCATCATCAACGACCCATCCTGCTGCACGCCGGGCGAGCCGGACTGCCCGGCGAAATCGCTCGACGAGACCTATGGCCTCGACTGGTGCCCGGGCGACGAGGAGTTGCTAGGCTATGTCGGACGCCAGGGCTACCGCGACCCCGCCTGCGATTTCCGCGACGCGCCGCTCGGAGCCGACGACCCCCACGGCCCCACGGATCAGCGCCAGCCGGCCTGTGACTTGCGCTTCGGCACCTCGACTGGCGCGCTTGGCATCCGCAAGTTTCCAAACCCGCGCTTCGACAAGGCGGCATGGACGAAGCTCAACGGCAGCGCGGGAAGCTGGGAAGGATACAACCGCCCGATCGCTGCCGCGGGCGGACACCGCGACGCTGCGCGCTCGCACTTGCAGGACGGTTCCATCGAGCCGCCCTTCCTCATCGGCACCGCCTGCGGCTCATGCCATATCGCTTTCGATCCGCTCAATCCGCCCAGCGACCCGGCGCATCCGAAGTGGGAGAACATCAAGGGGCTGATCGGCAACCAGTACACCCGCATTTCCGAAATCATGGTGTCCGGCATGGCGAGCAACACGCTGGAATGGCAGATGTTCGCCCACGCGCGTCCCGGCGCCTCAGACACATCTGCCATCCCGACCGACCAGGTCAACAACCCTGGCACGATCAACGCGCTGATCAACATCGCCAAGCGCCCCACCTTCGCCAACGAGTCGGTGCTGAAGTGGCGCAAGGTCGAGTCGTGCGGCGACGACAGCAAGGAGGCGAGTTGCTGGTGCGAGCCGGGCCGTGACGGCAAGTGCTGGCAGAAATCGCTGCAGCAGGAAACCGTGCATCACATCCTGAAGGGCGGCGAAGACTCGATCGGTGCGCTCGAGGCGATACAGCGCGTGTATTTCAACATCGGCTCATGCTCCGAGCAATGCTGGATGAACCATCTGTCCGATCTGCGCCAGATCGACCCGCAGCAACGTGGATTCGGTCAGACGCCCTTCGATATCGGTCAGTGCCGACGCGACTGTCCGAACTTCCGCGCGATCGAGGACCGGCTGCCCAACATCCTCGACTTCTTCATGTCTGCCGAGGCACACGTAACCGATTTGCGCGACGCGCGCGAGAACGCCCTGCGTGTGGCTGCCCCCGGCTCGCGCTACACCGAGCAGGACCTGATTGCGGATCTCGAACAGTCCTTCGGCAAGGGTGCCGTTGCGCAGGGTCGAAACATCTATGCAAAGACCTGCGCACGCTGTCACTCAAGCCAGCAGGAAGCTGCGGACGGTGGATTCACCAATGTCGACTTCCACAAACTCGACCTCGAAACCGGGCTGCGCCAGGACTGGCTCGGGAACGACCGGCCAACGCCGGCATCGGAGGTTGGAACCTTCCGTTGCCGCGCACTGCACGCGAACCACATGAGCGGGCACATCTGGCAGGAATACGGCTCCGAAACCTTGCGCGCGCAGCCACCCGACCCCAATGTGAAGGAAGCGGGCGATGGCGGGCGAGGTCATTACCGCAATATCTCGCTGATCAACCTGTGGGCGCATGCCCCCTTCATGCACAACAATGCGGTGGGGCCAGAGCTCTGCGGCAAGCCGCGCAATCCCGCCAACGCCTTTTACGCCAAGCGCCCGCGCTACGTGGATGGGAACAACAGGCTCCTCCCGGCCGACCAGCAGCCCGCGTGTTTCGAATATGACCCGAGTGTCGAAGGCCGCTTCCGCCTGTACGTCGAGTCGATGCGCGAACTGCTAAACCCGGCCCAGCGCATCCCCAAGGTGACGCTGCTCAGCGAAGACATCACCCTGCGCATGGGGCCTCGTCTGTGGGATGGCTCCGACAAGGAAACCCTGCTCGGCTTCGAGCTCACCATCCCGAGCGAAATCGAAGGCCGTGGGGTGACCGCCGGCACCATCGGCAATTTCCAGCACAAACAGTTCATCGTTGATCTGGTCAGGGCGAAGACGGCGCCGAAAGCCCTGCAGACCGAGCTCGCCGAGCGCCTCGGCGCCGAAGCCGGAAACAGGGTCTTCACCGACCTCAAGGCCATCACCGGCGAACTGGTCGGCAAACCGAATGCGCTGGTCGCGGCCCTGCAAGCGCGTCCTTACCTGATCAAACAGGCCTATAGCAGCTGCACCGCCGAGATCGAGAACGAGGGCCACCGCTTCGGCGAAGACCTGTCGGATGCGGACAAGAACGCGCTGATCGCCTTCCTTGCGACGCTATGA